The following proteins come from a genomic window of Halorussus halophilus:
- a CDS encoding PGF-CTERM sorting domain-containing protein, whose translation MKRTVLRVQVLLLVAALVVSVAAPTAIGATSNETATTGAMQGEVSSAHMNASPSSPNATSTHEVGIPITSDATFTSVKLTYEGDANVSAVDAGNVVRLGVDRGNNGGGYGVDVDATDTVTNVSAKGQTLVINTTGDLNLSDGDELIVAYEDVKNPSKEKDYALDVDVNPDQSGGTGTATLTLRDHVPAISMILTGNKPKQLTVEHLLPADESGFLVVTNESGAVIGTSSQLNGSTPYESEYQTVELSRSKAAQNATVTYYDDSNGNDEFDASEDEPFTVNGKNITKSVQLAKMQATTQQTTTSESNATTTGVTDTTTDVGETTTAASTTEDSGSSGTVPGFGPLAALVALVGAALLATRR comes from the coding sequence ATGAAGCGAACCGTCCTCCGCGTACAGGTGTTGCTGCTCGTCGCGGCGCTCGTCGTGTCCGTCGCCGCGCCGACGGCAATCGGTGCAACGAGTAACGAAACGGCGACGACTGGGGCGATGCAGGGGGAAGTGTCGAGTGCGCACATGAATGCGAGTCCGTCGAGTCCGAACGCTACTTCGACCCACGAAGTGGGCATCCCCATCACGAGCGATGCGACGTTCACGAGCGTGAAACTGACCTACGAAGGTGACGCCAACGTCAGTGCCGTGGACGCCGGAAACGTCGTCCGACTCGGAGTGGACCGCGGCAACAACGGTGGCGGTTACGGAGTGGACGTGGACGCCACCGACACCGTCACCAACGTTTCGGCGAAGGGCCAGACGCTCGTCATCAACACGACGGGCGACCTGAATCTCAGCGACGGCGACGAACTCATCGTCGCCTACGAGGACGTGAAGAACCCCTCGAAGGAGAAAGACTACGCGCTTGACGTGGACGTGAACCCCGACCAGAGCGGTGGCACCGGCACGGCGACGCTCACGCTCCGTGACCACGTGCCAGCAATCTCGATGATCCTCACCGGAAACAAACCGAAACAACTCACCGTCGAGCATCTCCTGCCCGCCGACGAGTCGGGCTTCCTCGTCGTGACGAACGAGAGCGGTGCAGTCATCGGCACCTCGTCGCAACTGAACGGTTCGACTCCGTACGAAAGTGAGTACCAGACGGTCGAACTCTCGCGCTCGAAGGCGGCCCAGAATGCCACGGTCACGTACTACGACGACTCGAACGGGAACGACGAGTTCGACGCCAGCGAGGACGAACCGTTCACGGTGAACGGCAAGAACATCACGAAGTCGGTGCAACTGGCGAAGATGCAGGCGACGACACAACAGACGACCACGTCGGAGTCGAACGCCACGACGACTGGCGTGACCGACACCACGACAGACGTGGGCGAGACGACGACCGCGGCCTCGACCACCGAGGACAGCGGTAGTAGTGGCACAGTCCCCGGATTCGGTCCTCTCGCAGCACTCGTCGCGCTGGTCGGCGCGGCCTTGCTGGCGACTCGCCGGTAG